ttttttgttaaacccGTTATGTTGGCAGCCGTGAGTGTCACATTTTTATGGCTTTTATAGCAAAACGCAGATGACAACAAAGAAACGGCGGCAAAAATAAAGGACCAAAAAACAGCAGAAGATAGTACGAGATGCTTTGAATAAAATACCAACGTACCatggccaacaaccaacaaccggcaACAGTGAAAATTGAACCAAAGGAAGCTAATTCGGAGAATGTGGCCCGTGAAACTACCGGGCCAATTGAAGTGATCGATCTGACCAACGAGGAAACGGAGTTTCGAACCTTTGTCCAAACACTTCCCCGGCCACGGCTGGTACCGGTAAAGCATTCTGCCCCAGGTCCTTCTTCTGCGGTTTCCTGTTCGACCGGAGTTATCAGAATCTACGCGCTGGCTGTTCCAATGGACTACATACGGAAAATTAAACTATATCAGGACTTTACTGGCGGCGAGCTATTCAACAAGCAATTCAAACTTTTAATGGTCTATGGCCGATTGACGCAACAACGCGTGAAAGACGATTCTACCGTCGTTTACAAGCTGGACGATGGCACAGGGCAGGTGAATGTAAtgtttcgaaaaacaaaaagaaaaattattgGTAAGCCGACGGGATGACCGAAGGATCCCCATGCAAATCGCTACTAATGCGTGTGTCTTTCGTGCTTGTAGATACGCTAAACAAACTAAGCCAGTGCGAAGAGATATTACTGAGAAGGGAAAAATCCGCCAACAACACGGAGGGAGAATATCCGGATTCGCTTCATGCGTCGCTGAAGGCAATAATGGCAATGGCTAGGGCGAACTGTGCCAGACAAATCAATCAGCCACCACTCGGTACACGATGTTTTGCAAccggttttccattccaatcctTCAACGGCGACATCACGGTGTTCGCCCACAGTTTTGTGGCTGATTCCGAGGGTGGGAAATCGATGGAACTGTTCTGGAAAAGTTACCTCTTGTCTTTATATGGGCCAATAATAGGCAATAATCGCATCGACGGCTATGGAGAGAATTCGATTAACAGCTTTAAATCGTGGTTGGAAGCGAAGCTCGCCAGCCCCATAGATTCTTAGGCGTGTGTCGTTGATACTTTCTTGTCCCTCCTCTTGTGTATCCTAGgataatatttatttatttgtttatacGTTAACTAACTAAGATGGAGATTATAAATCCAAAGGTTTTAATCTGATTGTGAAAAGggaatattttatttctctcACTATCTCCCACTGTCTCCGTGCAGCTGCGCGCGCAGTTCTCCTCGTGAAAATAAACGATAACCCTGTGTGCCACCGGTTCGATCGGTTACTCGGTTTTCGGTCtaagccaaaaaccaaatctCTGACTAAACTACAAAAAGCACACACCCGGCGGAAccggaaagaaggaaaatgcgAAAATCACCAGAACGACGGTGACCAGCGCAAGCGCGCCAAGCGTGGTGGCTATTGGACCGTTCCAAGTGAGAAACACGCGCACATACCTATTGTAGCTTAAACGAAGAGAACAAAAACCTGCAACACGTGAACACGCACCACTTCCACCCGCCCACCGGCACCATCTAGACCCTATTCTATTAGGCGGTCTTGGCACGCATCGCGGCACGTTTACTGGTGACGGCCTGGAAGCCAGATTTAATACTAGCGACCGAACAACGCGAACCGCACGATTCACACTGCAGGAAGAACAGTCGCGTGTCCTTCTGCAGGATCGTATCGGGAGAGCGGCAGGTGTGGCAGGTGACATATTCCTTGATGTATCTTCGCAGCACATTTTCGATCTGTTTCGGCTGGAAGCGGCCCTTGATGATGAGCTGGTTGTTACCATCGACCGAACCACTCGTACCCAACTCGGCCAGCAGGAAGTCAAGCAAATGCTTCTGTAGCCGATGGAGCGTTTTGCAGATTTCCGTAAAGTTAGCGAAGGAAGTCTTCTTCGTGCCGACGCGTAGCACCTGCGGTGGTCGCATCACGAACTTCGGCTTGCGTCCACCGGCCATTTCCGGGTTCTTGTCGAGAATGATCTCAAACACGCGGTTCAACAGCTCGTCGTACGTGTAATCACGATCAGAACCGGCCCACGTAGAAGCGTTCTCATCAGCTACAAGACcaatggaaagagagagtgttagatgattgattgaaggaaaaaagacaaaatttaagataaaacaagcaaaaatcTATCTCTACTAGTCTACCATGTTCGATGACGTCTCCATCCGTGTCGGTAAGGCATGTAAAATCAACGCAATGGCAAAATATCGTCAGATTTCAATGGAATCCGCAATCGGATCATAATGTTCACTTCCTAAGGACTTCGCACTAACGCCGTCACAAACTAAATATGGTCACTTACCATTATCCTTATCCTCCTCCTGGCCATCCACGCCGTCCAGCGCCTCCTGCTCCATCAATTCCGTgaggtccttcttcttcttctttttcttcttcatgctAAAGTCCATCTTAAAGTCCTCGTCCAGCCCATcgtcgccaccggcaccaccttcaccgtcgtcgcggttctccttcccctcaccatcggcatcggctgaGCCGGACGGAAGGGCACCTTCTAGCTCGTCCAGGTTGaacggcttcttcttcttctttttcttcttgctgaAATTCTCCAGATCTAGATCCTCCTCGTCTTCgccggccgctgccgctccgGAAGGTTTTGCTTCGGCACTTCCATCGACGGCCGCCGCCGACTCGGCCTCAGCCGAATCTTCCGTCGATGCCATCGCGGCATCCAGATCGAAGGgagtcttcttctttttctttttcttcatcaaaGAAGGGTCAAAGATCTGCGATGTGCCACCAGACAGGGTAAGGATAAAAGGGATAGATAAAGAAGAGAAGTGAGTGAGGATGAGAATAGTCCTAGCAAGTGGTTTAATAGCTAGCCAATAACGAGATAAGGGTGCTATGCCTCATAATTAATATTAACCGGGACAGTTGCTGTAGGAgcccataacctcaaaacgtGGGCTACATTCACTTTGCATCCCCCACCAGCCTGCTGCTTTAGCTATGTGGCTGATTCCACTCGTTCAAGGAGCACATTTCCGATACCTGGGGAACCATTCTGGCCGCGCCAATCGCTACTTACCGCATCCTCTTCAGCCATGGTTGAGCTTAGCTACGTTGGGAGTTGGTTTAAATCAAAGGGGCACCACTTTTTCGGCACTTTCTAGGCGAAATTTCTCTGCCCGTCTCCACAATATTGCATCAGCTTTTCATGAATTTCGACTTGACAGCGACCACCGTCTTGACAGCTCGAGGTGGTGCTGATTTTGAGCTACTTTGAGCGCACCATGGGTACCTCGATTGACCAAATTTCTTTCGTTCAACTCAAACCGAACAACCgcgttgcgttccgttccgtttgcatttttatttgtgGATTATGAAACGAGTTCTGATTAGTTAAAGAGACTGCATGAATTGTTGGGTCACATATTATAAactacacgtacacacacacacacgcacattcccAGAAACGCACGATCGCGCTAAAATGCGATCTATTCTATACCGTACAGCTTCAGCGTGCGATCCATACTCGTCGAGGCGATGTACTGGGCGTGctttccgaaccgaacgcccGTTGCGAGCGCCGTATGATCATTGAACACTTTCAATTCCTGCCATTGCTTACAGAGGTAGACactggaaaggaaaagttgcaaatatttcattaaacaTCTCCTTTCAATCGATGGCTTACGGTGAACCACTTACCGTATATCGGTTCCTGCAATGGAGAGATAAGTTCCGCTCTGATCGAAACACAAATCCTTCACCTCGTACCCATCGTCGAGCTGGATGGTTTTGAAGTTTTTCAGCTTTCGCAAATCCCATAGcttcacgcacgcatcatcggCAGCCGTGGCCAGATAGTATCCGTTTTCCGAGAACGAAATCGCCGTTATCGGTCCGGTGTGGCCGGCAAAGTTGGCCACATTGCTTTGCTCCTTCAAGTCCCAGATTTTCACTTGCGAATCTTCCGTGCCCGTGCCAAAGATAAGTCCATCGGGATGGAACTGTGCCGTCGTAAGTCCGTAATCGGCTGTATCGGCCACCTTTGTCAGCAGACGACCGGAACGGATGTCGGAGAATGCCCAGTGCTTATCGGAGGAAGTAGACAACACGTAATCGCCGGTCGGATGTAGTGATAATCCCGTGACGGGCTCATCGTGACAGCGAAGCAACAGTTGCGTCTGTGAGGTAGGAACGTGCCACACACGAATGCTAGCATCTGGCGATGCGGTAATTACGGTATCCTCCTCCGGATGGAAAATCACTTTCGTGACCTTTTTCGTGTGGCCCTTCAGTATGGCCACGATCTGCTCGGTGTCTTTGTTGAACACGGTCGCGTTCTTGTCGTTACCACCGGTAAGGATTTTGCTCTGATCGGAATGATTGATATCGAGCGCCAGAATGCCGGGCACACTGGCCGAGTGCAGTCCCGGATGAGAGGCGAGGGTCAGGAATCCACGGATCTTCTCCTGGCTTACCAGTTCCTCCGGTACCGTGCGACCCTTCTTCTTGCGTTCCTGCGTCAGCACGGTGGCCTTATCCTGCAACTTCTGGATCACTTCCGCGCTCATACCAGCCTGCTCCACCGGTTGTGTGGCAACACCGGCCGCCTCGGCAGCGATCGCCGGCTGCGGAGCGGCCTGTATAGCTGAGATACCGGTCTGTGGCTTCAGCGTAGCCAGCGCTTCACGAGCGGCCGCTACCTCCTTGTTGAGACGCGCTATAACACGACAAGCGGCATCGTGTTGATAGAGTGCGTGAGATAATTCCTGGCGTGCCGTTTgcaactgctgccgctgagTGAACGCGTGCAGCATCAGTGAATCCCATTCGTCTTGCATGGTTTTCAGCGTGGCCGGAATGCTGGTAGCACTCGGTGGTTTAGGCCTCACGATGGGTGGAGCTACGGATAAAGAATTACACAGTAAATTATCTATCGATTCACCGCTCAGCGCGGGACCTACTTTTCACATCGATCAACTCATCAGCCGTCAGCGGCTGTCCGTTGATTGGATCGCACTCATTCTCGACGATATACTTCTCGATCAGGCGCCGCTCGAAGATGGCCCCCGACTTGGGCGATATACACGGATGTTCCGGCACTTCGTTCGAAACTGCAAAGAACCGAGGGCGGATGAGAATGTTTATCTGCGGCATAACCTCACTCTTGTCCAAAAGGAACTGGGTTTTCTCGGTTTGTGTACAGCCGCTGCCGCTCCAGGGCGGGATTAACAGTACTTACTGCTGCAAACTAGCGACATGTTGATCCGACCGGTGAAAGCGTTGTCTTTTCCGTCGTCCCCCGGTTCCCTGCACAACActttttgggtggaaaaactTTTGCCGAAAGAACGGACGCGCTTCGCTTGATGATAACCCTTGAAGTCCTTTGAGCTACGGTTTAACGCTGGGATGACAGCTACCGCGCTCAAAAACACGCGCGCTCAGTTTGAGCTCGCTTAGGGGAGGACGAACTTGCATCAGCCTAGAATATtccaaaattaaatttaatgccGCTATAATCGATCGTACTGCAATAATTTCCACTTTTCGATAGATGTACgtaggaaataaaataaattggtATCGATTTTAGCTTCCTCTAAGCAATAAACTCTCTGCCACGTCTccggctctctcgctctctccacatattcccacccacccatctcAACGTGGTTCGCGCTCTCgtggaaaattaaaagcaaacaagAATTCGGACGGTAATAACGTGTTATCGGTGCtcgaacaggaacagcagtAAAATGTCGGTTAACCTGCGGTCAGTTTTCGCGTTTGCCAGGGAATACCACCCCAAGAAGGAAACCCAAAAGGACATTCAGTATGGCACGGCGGGATTCCGATCGCAGTGAGTATCAGACACCCCCAACCACGGGATCTGATTTGCCGGAGTGAAAGGAATGCGTGGCGATTGACCACATACCCTTCTCTTCCGGGTGCGACCTCGATAGAGTGGAAACCCCCGCAAACCACGATAGCTTATCTCATCTCACCGCACacattagcggatatgttttaATGATCCATCGGGTCGTATGTTTGCTTTCTCCTTGATTAGCGCTGATAATCTGGACTACGTGATGTTCCGTATGGGTGTGCTGGCCGCATTACGTTCCCGGGCGAAGGCGAGCCAAGCGATCGGAGTCATGATAACGGCTTCGCACAATCCAGCCCAGGACAATGGAGTGAAGCTGATCGATCCACTCGGTGAAATGCTGGAGCAAAGCTGGGAGCGGCTGGCCACCGATCTGGTAAATGTGAGCGATACCGAGCTGGTAGACCAGGTGGCCAAAATTTGCGAGCAGCAGGCAATCGACAATAATGCGGCGGCCCGCGTATTCGTGGGGATGGACACACGCTACCACA
This sequence is a window from Anopheles darlingi chromosome 3, idAnoDarlMG_H_01, whole genome shotgun sequence. Protein-coding genes within it:
- the LOC125954499 gene encoding uncharacterized protein LOC125954499; the encoded protein is MANNQQPATVKIEPKEANSENVARETTGPIEVIDLTNEETEFRTFVQTLPRPRLVPVKHSAPGPSSAVSCSTGVIRIYALAVPMDYIRKIKLYQDFTGGELFNKQFKLLMVYGRLTQQRVKDDSTVVYKLDDGTGQVNVMFRKTKRKIIDTLNKLSQCEEILLRREKSANNTEGEYPDSLHASLKAIMAMARANCARQINQPPLGTRCFATGFPFQSFNGDITVFAHSFVADSEGGKSMELFWKSYLLSLYGPIIGNNRIDGYGENSINSFKSWLEAKLASPIDS
- the LOC125954482 gene encoding eukaryotic translation initiation factor 2 subunit 2, with the translated sequence MAEEDAIFDPSLMKKKKKKKTPFDLDAAMASTEDSAEAESAAAVDGSAEAKPSGAAAAGEDEEDLDLENFSKKKKKKKKPFNLDELEGALPSGSADADGEGKENRDDGEGGAGGDDGLDEDFKMDFSMKKKKKKKKDLTELMEQEALDGVDGQEEDKDNADENASTWAGSDRDYTYDELLNRVFEIILDKNPEMAGGRKPKFVMRPPQVLRVGTKKTSFANFTEICKTLHRLQKHLLDFLLAELGTSGSVDGNNQLIIKGRFQPKQIENVLRRYIKEYVTCHTCRSPDTILQKDTRLFFLQCESCGSRCSVASIKSGFQAVTSKRAAMRAKTA
- the LOC125954451 gene encoding pre-mRNA-processing factor 19, with amino-acid sequence MSLVCSISNEVPEHPCISPKSGAIFERRLIEKYIVENECDPINGQPLTADELIDVKTPPIVRPKPPSATSIPATLKTMQDEWDSLMLHAFTQRQQLQTARQELSHALYQHDAACRVIARLNKEVAAAREALATLKPQTGISAIQAAPQPAIAAEAAGVATQPVEQAGMSAEVIQKLQDKATVLTQERKKKGRTVPEELVSQEKIRGFLTLASHPGLHSASVPGILALDINHSDQSKILTGGNDKNATVFNKDTEQIVAILKGHTKKVTKVIFHPEEDTVITASPDASIRVWHVPTSQTQLLLRCHDEPVTGLSLHPTGDYVLSTSSDKHWAFSDIRSGRLLTKVADTADYGLTTAQFHPDGLIFGTGTEDSQVKIWDLKEQSNVANFAGHTGPITAISFSENGYYLATAADDACVKLWDLRKLKNFKTIQLDDGYEVKDLCFDQSGTYLSIAGTDIRVYLCKQWQELKVFNDHTALATGVRFGKHAQYIASTSMDRTLKLYGIE